The Acidobacteriota bacterium genome has a segment encoding these proteins:
- a CDS encoding isoprenylcysteine carboxylmethyltransferase family protein — protein MTRTKPLLRWLFVNIALAVLAFLCAGRIELPMLRAYLAMYAAITLVASIVVDPELLQERAIPGESGLDPIGGKGIGILFFATVAAATLDIGRSHWTQGIEGATQVTALTVVAVLLGLITWAMAVNPYFSSAVRLQSERGHHVISHGPYRFVRHPGYAAMFFSVPGSAIALGSYAALVPGVLCSIIILRRTFREDRFLREELPGYPAYMMRVRYRLFPGLW, from the coding sequence ATGACTCGCACAAAACCGTTACTACGATGGCTTTTTGTGAATATCGCACTTGCAGTCTTGGCATTCCTCTGCGCCGGGAGAATTGAGCTTCCGATGCTCCGGGCTTATCTTGCGATGTACGCAGCGATCACGCTTGTTGCCAGCATCGTTGTTGACCCCGAACTCCTGCAAGAACGGGCTATCCCCGGTGAGTCCGGCTTAGACCCGATCGGCGGTAAGGGAATTGGCATCCTCTTCTTTGCAACCGTAGCCGCCGCCACCCTCGATATTGGCAGGTCCCACTGGACGCAGGGCATAGAAGGCGCGACCCAGGTCACAGCTCTTACTGTCGTGGCGGTTTTATTGGGCCTTATAACATGGGCGATGGCAGTTAACCCTTACTTTTCAAGCGCTGTACGGCTGCAAAGCGAGCGCGGGCATCACGTCATAAGTCATGGCCCATACCGCTTCGTGCGCCATCCGGGTTACGCCGCCATGTTCTTCAGCGTGCCTGGCAGTGCGATTGCGCTTGGCTCCTACGCCGCGCTAGTCCCTGGTGTTCTTTGCTCTATCATTATTCTGAGGCGCACCTTCCGCGAAGACCGGTTCCTCAGAGAAGAACTGCCCGGATATCCCGCCTACATGATGAGGGTTCGCTATCGGCTCTTTCCGGGCCTTTGGTAA
- a CDS encoding CpaF family protein, with protein sequence MTGFELILPFLRPIEHLILDPDISEIMLNGSESVFIEQNGYLKPVPGVKLTEKSLMIAVKNIARRLGDDISEAKPVLDSRLPDGSRVAAVIPPCSVNGVTLTIRKFNSRHFALADLIRTATLPESLASELIRHVLERENILISGGTGTGKTTLLNALASYIPDDQRLVIIEDTSEIQIQKPNLVRFEARRKQLGIPAVTIRDLLKATLRHRPDRIILGEIRGGEAFDLLQLLNTGHSGTLSTVHATSAQRGLSRFTSCVLQSGIELPYHAIKANIADSLNVIVQIERRPGQRFVSEVLELRGYDPDADRYDLKPIYIREEQPCHN encoded by the coding sequence ATGACAGGATTCGAACTCATACTTCCGTTTTTGCGCCCCATCGAGCACCTGATTCTTGATCCCGACATCAGCGAAATCATGCTCAACGGGTCGGAGAGTGTCTTCATTGAGCAGAACGGCTACCTCAAGCCCGTTCCAGGCGTGAAGCTGACAGAAAAATCCTTAATGATTGCCGTCAAGAACATCGCACGCCGGCTTGGAGACGATATTTCGGAGGCCAAGCCCGTCCTCGACTCCCGCCTTCCCGATGGCAGCCGCGTCGCGGCCGTCATCCCCCCTTGCAGCGTTAACGGTGTCACGCTCACGATCCGAAAATTCAACTCCCGGCACTTTGCACTCGCCGACCTCATCCGCACCGCCACCCTCCCCGAAAGCTTGGCCTCCGAACTCATTCGCCATGTGCTTGAACGGGAAAATATCCTCATCAGCGGTGGGACGGGAACGGGGAAGACGACTCTCTTGAATGCGCTTGCGAGTTACATCCCCGATGACCAGCGCTTGGTTATCATCGAAGACACGTCTGAGATTCAGATTCAAAAACCGAATTTGGTTCGGTTCGAAGCGCGGCGCAAACAGTTGGGCATTCCTGCCGTGACCATTCGCGACTTGCTGAAAGCTACGCTTCGCCACCGGCCCGACCGAATCATACTGGGGGAAATTCGCGGCGGCGAAGCTTTCGATCTGCTGCAGCTTTTGAACACAGGGCATTCGGGAACGCTCTCCACGGTCCATGCGACTTCCGCTCAACGGGGTCTCTCGCGCTTCACGAGCTGCGTGTTGCAAAGCGGAATCGAGCTTCCCTATCACGCGATCAAAGCAAATATCGCCGACTCGTTGAACGTGATCGTCCAGATCGAACGCCGGCCAGGGCAGCGATTCGTTTCCGAAGTTTTGGAACTTCGAGGCTATGACCCCGACGCCGACCGTTATGACCTTAAGCCAATTTACATACGCGAGGAGCAACCATGCCACAACTAG
- a CDS encoding conjugative relaxase — protein sequence MLTISKPLTTGQAHSYHQEEFANTEQNYYTQGDRALGEWHGRLAGEWELAAKVSSEQFHRLAEGQHPITGEQLVRHRFPSEQTTDKRKKKKTAEHRAGWDATFSAPKSVSITALVGGDKRVREAHREAVNAALNELERYIQARMGGNRPAETTGRMIAAKFEHDSSRPVSGYSAPQLHTHVVIFNITQSPDGKTHALQPRELYKSQAYATAIYRSDLAHRLRNLGYELDRGKEGEFHIKGYTQEYIAASSPRRKQIQEYLQAHQITGAEAAEIGAHKTRDKKIHLTPAEMKAVNLALAAEHRNDPVSVVRQAQARRHQVHQRVDNAKALASAQAGVTYARDRNTEREAVVEERLLVRDALKRAMGDATLDQIRGNLDKRIQTGEFVEVKRTTADTVHRSFTTRQMLAHEKQNIAIMTSGQGANGRLVQERNSSNMLSSEFRHLSDAQRRAVTSILESRDKITGFQGVAGSGKTTTLSAVRRAAEEEGYSVRGFAPTSRAAHGLEKAGIASSTLQQFLVKGGPRQSESRRLYVLDESSLASTVQVNQFFKRLRPDDRVLLVGDIRQHQAVDAGKPFEQFQQAGMRTARLEELVRPRDPGLKAAIGSFASGDVESAIQQLKDHGRIHQFPDKESRFRAITADYLRVPEKTLVVSPDNDSRLEINRQIHLGLQALGNIAKEEIRVSVLTNRHELTGADRQWAAKYEPGDVIRYTRGSTRFRLKAEEYAYVTQVDTHANLLTVQRKNGQEITYDPKRLQGVNVYKREERHFAKGDRVQFTAPFKEQQIANRTLARVEKVSPDGNIELRLDSDKTVRFNLREHAHLDYGYAMTSYTSQGQTVDRVIIHVPEETRDTKELINQRFGYVAISRARHDAQIYTNDAATLADRLSRDVSKTAAIEIQPFRQSGHVALHEGQKAGQEQLLV from the coding sequence ATGCTGACGATCTCAAAACCGCTGACTACCGGCCAAGCCCACTCCTACCACCAAGAGGAGTTTGCCAATACCGAGCAGAACTATTACACGCAAGGAGACCGCGCCCTAGGTGAGTGGCACGGAAGGCTGGCCGGCGAATGGGAGCTTGCGGCGAAAGTCTCTTCCGAACAGTTCCACCGCCTCGCGGAGGGCCAGCACCCGATCACCGGCGAACAATTGGTCCGGCATCGGTTCCCCTCTGAGCAAACGACCGATAAAAGGAAAAAGAAAAAAACGGCGGAGCACCGCGCGGGTTGGGATGCTACCTTCAGCGCTCCCAAAAGCGTCTCCATCACGGCTCTTGTCGGCGGCGACAAGCGCGTGCGAGAGGCCCACCGCGAGGCGGTCAACGCCGCTCTCAACGAGCTTGAAAGGTACATCCAGGCCCGCATGGGAGGTAATCGCCCCGCTGAAACTACAGGCAGGATGATTGCCGCGAAGTTCGAGCACGACAGCTCTCGGCCCGTCAGTGGTTACTCAGCGCCCCAGCTTCATACCCACGTCGTAATCTTTAACATCACCCAAAGCCCCGACGGCAAAACTCATGCTCTTCAACCCCGCGAGCTGTACAAGTCGCAGGCATACGCCACGGCGATTTATCGCTCCGATCTGGCGCATCGACTGCGCAATCTCGGCTATGAACTAGACAGGGGGAAGGAAGGCGAGTTTCACATCAAGGGCTACACGCAGGAATACATCGCAGCAAGCAGCCCTCGCCGGAAACAGATTCAGGAATACCTTCAGGCTCACCAAATCACAGGGGCAGAAGCCGCTGAGATAGGCGCGCACAAGACGCGAGACAAGAAGATCCATCTCACTCCGGCTGAAATGAAAGCCGTCAACCTTGCGCTTGCCGCCGAGCACAGGAATGATCCCGTGAGTGTCGTCCGGCAGGCACAGGCGAGGCGCCACCAAGTACATCAGCGCGTTGACAATGCGAAGGCGCTCGCCAGCGCGCAGGCCGGCGTGACGTATGCCCGCGACCGCAACACGGAGCGCGAGGCTGTAGTTGAGGAACGGCTTTTAGTCCGGGATGCCTTGAAGCGAGCAATGGGTGACGCCACCCTTGACCAAATTAGAGGCAACCTCGACAAGCGTATCCAGACCGGCGAGTTCGTCGAGGTCAAGAGAACAACTGCGGACACTGTGCACCGTTCGTTCACCACGCGCCAGATGCTTGCCCACGAGAAACAGAACATTGCGATTATGACTTCCGGGCAGGGGGCCAATGGGCGGCTGGTACAAGAAAGAAATAGTTCCAACATGCTTTCGTCAGAGTTTCGGCACTTGAGCGACGCCCAGCGCCGGGCTGTCACAAGCATTCTGGAAAGCAGGGACAAGATTACAGGTTTCCAAGGGGTTGCCGGGAGCGGCAAGACAACGACCCTCAGCGCCGTCCGCCGAGCTGCCGAAGAGGAAGGTTACAGTGTCCGCGGCTTCGCCCCAACTTCCCGCGCCGCCCACGGCCTAGAAAAAGCGGGCATCGCATCGAGCACTCTCCAGCAATTTTTGGTAAAGGGTGGCCCGCGTCAGTCGGAATCTCGTCGCCTCTATGTGCTCGATGAATCGAGCCTGGCAAGTACGGTTCAAGTGAACCAATTCTTCAAACGCCTTCGGCCCGACGACCGCGTTCTACTTGTCGGTGACATTCGACAGCACCAGGCCGTTGACGCCGGCAAGCCATTCGAGCAGTTTCAGCAGGCCGGAATGCGTACGGCTCGCCTTGAAGAACTCGTCCGCCCCAGAGACCCTGGACTCAAGGCAGCCATTGGGTCGTTCGCCTCTGGCGATGTGGAATCGGCAATCCAACAATTGAAAGATCACGGACGCATACACCAATTTCCCGACAAAGAATCCCGTTTTCGAGCGATCACCGCTGATTACTTGCGCGTACCTGAGAAGACACTGGTGGTTTCACCAGATAACGACAGCCGACTCGAAATCAATAGGCAGATTCATCTCGGCCTTCAAGCCCTGGGGAATATTGCGAAAGAGGAAATCCGCGTTTCCGTTCTAACCAACCGGCACGAATTAACAGGTGCCGACCGCCAGTGGGCGGCAAAGTACGAGCCTGGCGACGTAATCCGGTATACGCGAGGAAGCACGCGCTTCCGCCTCAAGGCTGAAGAGTATGCATACGTGACCCAAGTTGACACCCATGCGAACTTGCTAACTGTCCAGCGCAAGAACGGCCAGGAAATTACCTATGACCCAAAGCGACTCCAAGGCGTCAACGTTTACAAACGAGAAGAACGGCACTTTGCCAAAGGAGATCGAGTTCAATTCACCGCGCCTTTCAAGGAGCAACAAATTGCCAATCGAACGCTAGCCCGCGTCGAGAAGGTCAGCCCTGATGGAAACATCGAGCTTCGCCTCGATTCGGACAAAACCGTTCGCTTCAATCTGCGCGAGCACGCGCACCTTGATTACGGCTACGCCATGACCAGTTATACCAGCCAAGGGCAGACCGTGGACCGCGTCATCATTCACGTTCCCGAAGAGACCCGCGACACGAAGGAGCTAATCAACCAGCGATTTGGGTACGTGGCTATTTCGCGCGCCCGGCACGATGCCCAGATTTACACAAATGACGCGGCGACGCTTGCGGACCGCCTCAGCCGCGACGTTTCAAAAACGGCGGCAATCGAAATTCAGCCTTTCCGCCAATCGGGCCACGTGGCTCTCCACGAGGGTCAGAAAGCGGGACAGGAGCAATTACTCGTATGA
- a CDS encoding ArsR family transcriptional regulator: MPTPGPQSCASTRRLPGITPERKLNMTDDLHVPVRYDGQARQWPRLKPVFTVLALALALMAGAAAFAYQYRHSLTPLQRVYLSTYFQTVHLVATHNRYLRPPRHYRVLVVVNTRGARLATNGDVALASSTATRPGHATRLVLSKNAIQAGAHALAWQSLKFDDAALHEWLANSIYGGRSLWELCRNTWYTCLIFLAITLPFSVRKDTSDARKRRLGSVLKGANLLTRTQFHQRTRHHKGVGWRTIGSPSTWEHIFMSKAERPMVRVARQNESQHFLFVGDTGTGKSSLIRQLLTQIQERKEAAVVYDPAREYLPQFFNKDRGDVILNPLDARMPYWGPADELVDPSEADAMAKSIFPDRDHENRFFIESPRKILAHLLRLHPTPQDLCHWIANADPEIDKRVRGTPLEAIVDRHAPQQRSGVLGVLERASNAFRLLPSPEGRKQWTATDWVQRRAGWVFLSSTPETRETLRPLISLWLDFMILRLTAQTKNTFAPVWVIVDEVASLEVLPNLPLALAESRKSNTRIVLGLQGRSQIEMRYGREAEAMLSQPRTKVFLRTSEPRGAEWISKCIGEVEMEHLREGRSSGEWGFYYSKNASLDSRIEAAILTSEISNLEDLQGYFQTPGCTLKLRFPYTPAINNQPAFIRGKVQDVYLTGEKPGDGSEQDSLTLTDNTEQQDSGVVYHPQLKHNDKESRSGESEAMVNVS, encoded by the coding sequence ATGCCTACTCCAGGGCCGCAAAGTTGCGCCTCGACGAGGCGGCTTCCGGGGATCACCCCAGAAAGGAAATTGAACATGACAGATGATCTTCATGTCCCAGTTCGGTACGACGGGCAAGCCCGCCAATGGCCGCGATTAAAACCGGTATTTACTGTACTCGCCCTGGCTCTCGCTCTCATGGCGGGAGCAGCAGCGTTTGCCTACCAATACAGACATTCTTTGACTCCGTTACAGCGGGTTTATCTTTCGACCTACTTTCAGACGGTCCATCTCGTCGCGACCCACAACCGATACTTGCGACCGCCACGACACTACCGCGTGCTGGTTGTGGTCAATACTCGTGGGGCCCGTCTTGCCACCAACGGCGACGTGGCCTTAGCCTCGTCAACCGCCACACGGCCAGGCCATGCCACGCGGCTTGTCCTTTCAAAAAATGCCATTCAAGCCGGGGCGCATGCGCTCGCATGGCAAAGCCTGAAATTCGACGACGCGGCTCTTCACGAATGGCTTGCCAATTCAATTTACGGGGGCCGCTCGCTCTGGGAGCTTTGCCGCAACACTTGGTACACGTGCCTAATCTTTCTTGCCATCACCCTGCCATTTTCAGTTCGTAAGGACACGAGTGACGCGCGCAAGCGGCGTCTTGGTTCTGTCCTTAAGGGCGCGAATCTTTTGACCCGCACCCAATTCCACCAGCGTACTCGTCATCACAAGGGCGTAGGCTGGCGCACCATTGGATCCCCAAGCACTTGGGAACATATTTTCATGTCGAAAGCCGAGCGACCAATGGTGCGCGTCGCCAGGCAGAATGAGTCCCAGCACTTCCTGTTCGTCGGGGATACGGGAACGGGAAAGTCATCCCTCATTCGCCAGCTCCTTACGCAAATCCAGGAACGAAAGGAAGCCGCCGTTGTTTACGACCCTGCCAGGGAATATTTGCCTCAGTTCTTCAATAAAGATCGTGGCGACGTGATTCTTAATCCGCTCGACGCCCGAATGCCTTACTGGGGACCCGCCGACGAACTGGTTGATCCGTCTGAGGCAGACGCCATGGCCAAATCCATTTTCCCTGATCGCGATCACGAAAACCGATTCTTCATTGAAAGCCCACGAAAGATCCTCGCTCACTTGCTCAGACTTCATCCCACGCCACAAGACCTTTGCCATTGGATTGCCAACGCCGACCCGGAGATAGATAAGCGAGTCAGGGGAACGCCGCTTGAAGCAATCGTTGACAGACATGCCCCACAGCAGCGGAGCGGCGTGCTGGGAGTTCTCGAACGGGCGAGCAATGCTTTCCGCCTCTTGCCTTCGCCCGAGGGCCGCAAGCAATGGACGGCTACCGATTGGGTCCAGCGCCGTGCGGGATGGGTCTTCCTGAGTAGCACGCCTGAGACCAGGGAAACACTTCGCCCACTCATTAGCCTTTGGCTCGATTTCATGATTCTTCGCTTGACCGCGCAGACAAAAAACACATTCGCGCCAGTCTGGGTGATTGTGGACGAAGTCGCGAGCCTGGAAGTCTTGCCCAATCTACCTTTGGCCCTCGCTGAGTCAAGAAAGTCCAATACCCGAATCGTTCTTGGGCTTCAAGGGCGCAGCCAGATCGAAATGCGCTATGGCCGCGAGGCAGAGGCGATGCTTTCGCAGCCCCGGACCAAAGTCTTCCTGCGAACGAGCGAGCCGCGAGGGGCGGAGTGGATCAGTAAATGTATCGGCGAAGTCGAAATGGAGCACTTGCGCGAGGGACGAAGTAGCGGTGAATGGGGCTTCTATTATTCGAAAAATGCCAGCCTGGACAGCCGTATCGAGGCAGCGATCCTGACTTCGGAAATTAGCAACCTTGAGGATTTGCAGGGTTATTTCCAGACTCCCGGTTGCACGCTGAAGCTTCGGTTTCCATACACGCCAGCGATCAATAATCAGCCTGCTTTTATTCGGGGCAAGGTGCAGGACGTTTATCTGACAGGTGAAAAACCCGGCGATGGTTCGGAACAAGACTCGCTGACTCTTACGGATAACACTGAACAACAGGATTCCGGCGTCGTCTACCACCCTCAGTTGAAGCATAACGACAAGGAGAGTCGTTCAGGCGAGAGCGAAGCCATGGTGAATGTGAGTTAA